One window of Myripristis murdjan chromosome 8, fMyrMur1.1, whole genome shotgun sequence genomic DNA carries:
- the kcna7 gene encoding potassium voltage-gated channel subfamily A member 7 produces the protein MENHGDGGGGEGGGGETKDKQQITEKGNERNKWTKDHRNKVEKGEKECTEKERNGEVKKEGRRSLWRSGWALTERLAINVSGMRYETQLRTLAQFPDSLLGDPQRRLRYYDPLRNELFLDRSRVCFDAILYFYQSGGRLRRPANVPLDMFMEELRFYELGDEIIDRFKEDEGFTKEEERPLPTNELQRRLWMLFEHPESSSGARIIAIISVMVIVVSILIFCLETLPEFRAEKELREQFTTIPHPTIANETISVPPGFTSFQDPFFIVETVCILWFSFELIMRFLCAPSKMTFFKDVMNTIDFFAIIPYFVTLGTELAKDKGAQPSVSLALIRVIRLVRVFRIFKLSRHSKGLQILGQTLKASLRELALLIFFLFIGVIIFSSAVYFAEVDNPDTLFTSIPEAFWWAVVSMTTVGYGDMYPETVGGKLVGSMCAIAGVLTISLPVPVIVSNFSYFYHREMECEDSTVYNHVPTSLWEKDKDEDEDDDDGEDGADEGPEGMGDYSPLYGRNIKGICPPLNRTLLAGLCPGQVTGDQTGVNYYLREPLVTQV, from the exons ATGGAAAATCATGGAGACGGAGGAGgtggggaaggaggaggaggagagacaaaagacaaacagcagaTCACAGAGAAGGGTAATGAGAGAAACAAGTGGACCAAAGACCACCGCAACAAggtggagaaaggagagaaggaatgCACTGAAAAAGAGCGAAATGGAGAGGTCAAGAAGGAGGGTCGTCGCTCCCTGTGGAGGAGCGGCTGGGCTCTAACTGAACGCCTGGCCATCAACGTGTCAGGGATGCGATATGAGACCCAGCTCCGCACCCTCGCCCAGTTCCCTGACTCCCTTCTGGGCGACCCCCAGCGACGCCTCCGCTACTACGACCCCCTTCGAAACGAACTCTTCCTGGACAGGAGCCGCGTCTGCTTCGACGCCATCCTCTACTTCTACCAGTCCGGCGGGAGGCTGCGGAGGCCAGCCAACGTCCCGCTGGACATGTTTATGGAGGAGCTTCGCTTCTACGAGCTGGGAGACGAGATCATAGACCGCTTCAAGGAAGACGAAGGCTTCaccaaggaggaggagaggcccCTGCCCACCAACGAGCTGCAGCGGCGCCTCTGGATGCTGTTTGAGCACCCGGAGTCCTCCAGCGGAGCCCGCATCATTGCCATCATCAGCGTCATGGTCATTGTGGTTTCCATTCTCATCTTCTGCCTGGAGACTCTGCCTGAATTCAGGGCTGAGAAGGAACtgagagag caatTCACCACCATACCCCACCCCACCATCGCGAACGAAACCATCTCGGTTCCACCTGGCTTCACGTCCTTCCAGGACCCGTTCTTCATCGTGGAGACGGTGTGTATCCTTTGGTTCTCCTTTGAACTCATCATGCGCTTCCTCTGCGCTCCCAGCAAGATGACCTTCTTCAAAGACGTGATGAACACCATCGACTTTTTTGCCATCATTCCTTATTTCGTCACACTGGGCACCGAGCTCGCCAAGGACAAAGGCGCCCAACCGTCCGTGTCCCTGGCCTTAATCCGGGTCATCAGGCTGGTGAGGGTCTTCAGGATTTTCAAGCTGTCCCGTCACTCCAAAGGGCTCCAGATCCTGGGCCAGACGCTGAAGGCCAGCCTGCGGGAGCTCGCCCtgctcatcttcttcctcttcatcggCGTCATCATCTTCTCCAGCGCCGTCTACTTTGCAGAGGTGGACAACCCTGACACGTTGTTCACCAGCATCCCCGAGGCCTTCTGGTGGGCCGTGGTGTCCATGACGACAGTGGGCTACGGGGACATGTACCCGGAGACGGTCGGCGGGAAACTGGTGGGCTCCATGTGCGCCATCGCCGGCGTGCTCACCATCTCGTTGCCGGTGCCCGTCATTGTCTCGAACTTCAGCTACTTCTACCACCGTGAGATGGAGTGTGAAGACAGCACGGTGTACAACCACGTCCCGACCTCGCTCTGGGAAAAGGACAAGGACGAGgacgaggatgatgatgatggtgaggaTGGAGCAGATGAGGGGCCTGAAGGCATGGGAGATTATTCACCTTTATATGGCCGCAACATCAAGGGTATATGCCCTCCCCTCAACAGGACTCTGCTGGCTGGGTTGTGTCCAGGGCAAGTGACTGGCGACCAGACGGGGGTGAACTACTACCTCAGAGAGCCTCTGGTCACTCAGGTTTGA
- the hsd17b14 gene encoding L-fucose dehydrogenase, producing MALRYLNKVVIVTGGSKGIGRGIVKVFVENGANVVFCARGAAVGEALEEELNKAGPGSCKFVSCDISKEEDIKGLISLTVARYKQIDCLVNNAGWHPPHKPTDETTAEEFRDLLNLNLVSYFLASKYALPHLRQSQGNIINVSSLVATIGQKDAAPYVATKGAIIAMTKAMAVDESRYKVRVNCISPGNVMTPLWEELAGQTTNPAETIKAGENAQLLGRMGTEAESGLAALFLAADATFCTGIDLLLSGGAELNYGFKSQIPS from the exons ATGGCCCTCCGCTACCTCAACAAAGTGGTCATCGTCACTGGGGGATCCAAAGGGATTGGCCGAGGGATTGTCAAAGTTTTTG tggagaATGGTGCCAACGTCGTCTTCTGCGCAAGAGGAG ctgCCGTTGGTGAGGCTCTAGAGGAGGAGCTAAATAAAGCAGGGCCAGGTTCATGCAAATTTGTCTCATGTGACATCTCCAAAGAGGAAGACATCAAG GGACTGATCTCTTTGACGGTCGCACGTTATAAACAAATCGACTGCCTGGTCAACAATGCGGGGTGGC accCGCCTCATAAACCAACTGATGAGACGACTGCGGAGGAGTTCAGAGACCTGCTGAATCTGAACCTCGTCAGCTACTTCTTGGCCTCTAAA TATGCCTTGCCACATCTGCGACAGAGTCAAGGAAACATCATTAATGTGTCCAGCCTGGTGGCCACCATTGGTCAGAAAGACGCTGCACCTTATGTCGCCACCAAG GGGGCGATCATCGCCATGACAAAAGCAATGGCTGTGGATGAGAGTCGCTACAAAGTGAGAGTGAACTG CATCTCCCCTGGAAATGTGATGACGCCTCTGTGGGAAGAATTAGcaggacaaacaacaaaccCTGCAGAAACCATTAAAGCAGGAGAAAATGCCCAG CTCTTAGGTCGAATggggacagaggcagagagcggCCTGGCTGCCTTGTTCCTGGCAGCCGACGCCACGTTCTGCACCGGCATCGACCTGCTGCTCAGCGGAGGAGCCGAGCTCAACTATGGCTTCAAGAGTCAGATCCCATCCTAA
- the bcat2 gene encoding branched-chain-amino-acid aminotransferase, mitochondrial — MAALRTALHGRFVQALPFSFGSLRFASSFKAADISIERCATNKPKPDPSTLVFGKQFSDHMLTICWSEKGGWEAPQIKPFQNLSLHPASSALHYSIELFEGMKAFRGVDNHIRLFRPMLNMERMHRSADRSCLPLFDKGELLECIRKLVEVDQEWVPYSQDASLYIRPTFIGIEPSLGVSRAGKAMIFVIVGPVGPYFATGSFNPVSLLADPSFVRAWRGGVGAYKMGGNYGPTIAVQNEAVKKGCQQVLWLYGEQEEITEVGTMNLFIYWTNEKGEKELVTPPLDGIILPGVTRQSLLDLARSWDEFKVTERTMGMKELMSALDAGRILEVFGAGTACVVCPVGSLLYKGKTHQIPTMQNGPDLAKRFYKELTDIQYGRQQSDWAPLVV; from the exons ATGGCAGCACTGAGAACG GCACTCCATGGACGGTTTGTTCAGGCCCTTCCCTTCTCCTTTGGGTCGCTGCGGTTTGCCAGCTCCTTTAAG GCAGCCGATATCAGCATCGAGCGCTGCGCCACAAACAAGCCGAAGCCCGACCCCTCCACCTTGGTGTTCGGGAAACAGTTTTCTGACCACATGCTGACCATCTGCTGGTCGGAGAAGGGCGGCTGGGAGGCGCCTCAGATCAAACCTTTCCAGAACCTGTCGCTGCACCCTGCCAGCTCTGCCCTGCACTACTCCatagag CTGTTTGAAGGCATGAAGGCGTTCCGCGGGGTTGATAACCACATCCGCCTGTTCCGACCCATGTTGAACATGGAGAGAATGCATCGCAGCGCTGACAGGAGCTGCCTCCCT TTGTTTGACAAAGGTGAGCTGCTGGAGTGCATCAGGAAGCTGGTGGAGGTGGACCAGGAGTGGGTTCCCTACTCGCAGGATGCCAGCCTCTACATCAGACCCACCTTCATAGGAATTGAG CCGTCCCTGGGCGTTTCTCGGGCAGGAAAGGCTATGATCTTTGTCATCGTTGGCCCAGTGGGACCCTACTTTGCCACCGGGTCCTTCAACCCCGTGTCTCTGCTGGCAGACCCTTCCTTCGTCAGGGCCTGGAGAGGAGGCGTCGGGGCGTACAAGATGGGAGG AAACTACGGCCCGACGATAGCGGTGCAGAACGAGGCGGTGAAGAAGGGCTGTCAGCAGGTCCTGTGGCTGTacggagagcaggaggagatcACCGAGGTCGGCACCATGAACCTCTTCATCTACTGGACCAACGAGAAAGGAG AGAAAGAGCTGGTGACCCCTCCTTTGGACGGCATCATTCTCCCGGGAGTCACCCGACAGTCTCTGCTGGATTTGGCCAGATCGTGG GATGAGTTTAAAGTGACGGAGCGCACGATGGGCATGAAGGAGCTGATGAGCGCTCTGGACGCAGGACGGATCCTGGAGGTGTTTGGAGCCGGGACGGCCTGCGTCGTCTGCCCCGTCGGCAGCCTCCTCTACAAAGGAAAG